From one Lycium ferocissimum isolate CSIRO_LF1 chromosome 7, AGI_CSIRO_Lferr_CH_V1, whole genome shotgun sequence genomic stretch:
- the LOC132063101 gene encoding probable xyloglucan endotransglucosylase/hydrolase protein, whose protein sequence is MKGVLVGFVLINLSILVSCGAPRKAVDVPFWNNYEPSWSSHHIKYLNGGTTAELLLDNSTGTGFQSKRSYLFGHFSMKMKLVGGDSAGVVTAFYLSSNNAEHDEIDFEFLGNRTGQPYILQTNVFTGGKGDREQRIYLWFDPTKDFHSYSVLWNTFQIVIFVDDVPIRVFKNSKDIGVKFPFNQPMKIYSSLWNADDWATRGGLEKTDWSAAPFIASYTSFHIDGCEAVTPQEVQVCNTNGMKWWDQKAFQDLDGPQYRRLQWVRQKFTIYNYCTDRKRNPKLPPECTRDRDL, encoded by the exons ATGAAGGGAGTTCTAGttggttttgttttgattaatttgtcaATATTGGTAAGTTGTGGGGCACCAAGGAAGGCAGTTGATGTGCCTTTTTGGAACAACTATGAACCTAGTTGGTCAAGTCACCATATCAAGTACCTTAATGGTGGTACTACTGCTGAGCTTCTTCTTGACAATTCTACAG GAACTGGATTTCAATCAAAGAGATCGTATCTTTTTGGGCACTTCAGCATGAAAATGAAGCTTGTTGGAGGAGATTCTGCTGGTGTTGTCACTGCATTTTAT CTGTCGTCAAACAATGCAGAACACGATGAGATAGATTTCGAATTCCTGGGGAACAGAACAGGTCAGCCATACATATTGCAGACCAATGTGTTCACTGGAGGCAAAGGAGACAGAGAACAGAGGATCTATCTCTGGTTTGATCCAACCAAAGACTTCCATTCCTATTCCGTTCTTTGGAACACCTTTCAGATTGT GATCTTTGTGGACGATGTCCCAATAAGAGTATTCAAGAATTCCAAAGACATaggtgtgaaattcccgttCAATCAGCCAATGAAGATCTATTCGAGCCTATGGAATGCAGACGATTGGGCTACGAGAGGAGGATTAGAGAAAACCGATTGGTCAGCTGCACCGTTCATCGCTTCCTACACTTCGTTCCACATCGATGGCTGCGAGGCTGTCACCCCGCAAGAAGTGCAAGTTTGTAACACCAATGGCATGAAATGGTGGGATCAAAAGGCTTTTCAAGATTTAGATGGACCTCAGTATAGAAGACTTCAATGGGTTCGCCAAAAATTTACTATTTATAACTATTGTACTGATCGAAAAAGGAACCCTAAACTGCCTCCAGAATGTACAAGGGACAGAGATCTTTAA